In Rahnella sikkimica, one DNA window encodes the following:
- a CDS encoding response regulator transcription factor has product MNVMYIDQSTYHQQGLSSLLDDFIIDCYKTADEAARVFNISNGELHPVPFVIFDLPAHFLSAIAQIEYLAYMKREHGVKLIFFSDFKKNRVSYHPDRITADFFIDKNLPSQTLLNVMNGIINTNKNVEPFSNPVNKALTEKEIIFLCCLFANGSIEGVARASRKNPKTLYSYQANLVKKLNLRNSLHLYKAFIHND; this is encoded by the coding sequence ATGAATGTTATGTACATAGACCAATCTACGTATCATCAGCAGGGATTATCATCACTTTTGGATGATTTCATTATTGATTGCTATAAAACCGCAGATGAAGCGGCGCGTGTTTTTAATATATCAAACGGAGAATTACATCCAGTGCCATTTGTGATTTTCGATTTGCCCGCACATTTCCTTTCGGCAATCGCGCAAATTGAATACCTGGCCTATATGAAGAGGGAACATGGCGTAAAGTTAATTTTCTTTTCGGATTTCAAGAAAAATCGGGTGAGTTACCATCCTGACCGCATCACAGCAGACTTCTTTATCGATAAAAACCTGCCGTCTCAAACTCTCCTTAACGTAATGAACGGAATTATTAACACGAATAAGAACGTCGAACCCTTTTCAAATCCTGTCAACAAAGCGCTCACTGAAAAAGAAATTATCTTTTTATGTTGTTTATTCGCGAATGGTTCCATTGAAGGTGTCGCGAGAGCCAGCCGTAAAAATCCCAAAACACTCTACAGTTATCAGGCAAATTTGGTTAAGAAACTCAACCTCAGGAACAGTCTTCACCTGTATAAAGCCTTTATCCATAACGATTGA
- a CDS encoding CfaE/CblD family pilus tip adhesin: MQLRFIAGLALVGWMTGVQVQAATLTPSGRNTSVAVTFDRMSVPAQLPIWSNENGGYDTNDAPKWGRNTLVCQSRTSNPYGACPTFPVWLEATPAPYPVSVTFTESTTKQTLVLNVYLTKRRSLNNVVIASNLVPLNAFGGAVTPRGDGTDFSAYLPSSELSKFPSAGTWSATLKMSLMQWPTTCTGNSQNISIGCTNATKLGDWIATLAFKVTDYGNQQIYLPEFGNAAANVDLGLKIFPGGRGTTNVAGTRSLDMCLYDGNNSDSNRVSLIFQDEGSAAPARATGLFSVYRQGGNKNLAQDRLDYSVEVVNPLTKGRQVVQNGSEIVWSGTNKGVLRRVVLPGQRNSVLCVPAPMELITPSFILSSKTAGRYSGTLRVIFTPTTQ; this comes from the coding sequence ATGCAACTCAGATTTATCGCGGGGCTGGCGCTGGTTGGGTGGATGACTGGCGTTCAGGTGCAGGCGGCAACGCTTACGCCGTCGGGGCGTAACACCAGCGTGGCGGTCACCTTCGACCGGATGTCCGTGCCCGCACAGCTGCCGATCTGGTCAAACGAAAACGGCGGTTATGACACGAATGATGCGCCGAAATGGGGGCGAAATACGCTGGTTTGTCAGTCACGTACCAGCAATCCATACGGGGCCTGCCCGACGTTCCCCGTCTGGCTGGAAGCCACTCCTGCGCCGTACCCCGTGTCGGTGACTTTCACAGAAAGCACCACGAAACAGACGCTGGTGCTGAATGTTTATCTCACCAAACGAAGATCACTGAATAACGTGGTGATAGCTTCCAACCTGGTTCCGCTGAATGCGTTCGGGGGTGCGGTAACGCCGCGTGGTGACGGGACGGACTTTTCTGCTTATCTGCCGTCGTCCGAATTGAGTAAATTCCCCTCGGCCGGAACCTGGAGTGCGACCCTGAAAATGTCGCTGATGCAGTGGCCAACAACCTGTACCGGTAATTCCCAGAATATCAGCATCGGTTGTACCAATGCGACAAAGTTAGGCGACTGGATTGCAACCCTGGCGTTTAAAGTCACGGATTACGGCAATCAGCAGATCTACCTGCCTGAGTTTGGTAATGCGGCCGCCAATGTGGATCTGGGGCTGAAAATATTCCCCGGCGGACGCGGTACAACCAATGTGGCAGGCACTCGCTCTCTGGATATGTGTTTGTATGATGGCAATAATTCGGACAGCAACCGGGTGAGTTTAATTTTTCAGGACGAAGGATCCGCCGCACCCGCCCGCGCCACCGGGTTGTTCTCTGTATATCGTCAGGGCGGGAATAAAAATCTGGCGCAAGATCGTCTGGATTATTCCGTTGAAGTGGTAAATCCGCTGACTAAAGGGCGTCAGGTGGTGCAGAACGGCAGTGAGATCGTCTGGAGCGGGACGAATAAAGGGGTATTGCGCCGCGTCGTCTTACCGGGCCAGAGAAATTCCGTATTATGTGTTCCCGCCCCGATGGAATTAATTACCCCTTCTTTCATCTTATCGTCGAAAACAGCGGGGCGTTATAGCGGAACGCTCAGAGTTATTTTTACCCCGACAACGCAATAA
- a CDS encoding TcfC E-set like domain-containing protein, protein MKVNIRVVLIASFITLIPSLSVRAATQVPPGFESLVTGQTLWVNLSVYGQSLGLFEATVSLDTVTFLKPEEIARAVMQHYQKNPQQEKRLDGLIRQPLARNGNLACSSNGGVAGCDYLDTDTVALIYDENNAKVALFLGPEFIPLSAGNASPYYEQTAETEAAFIHQQNINFVTNSGDQSLSLQGAGALGLTQNSYAGVDWDYLAQKYRQQNHQEVRFNNAFLRRDLGKRYYVQAGRMDSRDIFSNAGGNITLSQLPLSTIEGARVGSTLAWVNSTQTTQGTPVTVFITRPSRIDAYRDQQLLGTFYLNAGTQNLDTTAFPNGSYTVTLRVYEDNQLSRTEQVPFSRTGSSTSQNVEWFVQGGAIPGQDRQSNGAESQNGADRRVIQAGIKIPLNLETALTGGVAMTNRNHFVESALDWSHGFDNALLDGILATRFSYLKGSEGSRGNIQQVSYNDGFSLSFYRSALYAQDCYSNNGGQYGFSGCYQSSSLMFSVPVKSWYVNAGYSASENEGRNVIPAQRDDDDVVPVWTRRNIYSKTKTNTWQAGLGRGFSFNGININTSANLFTRTNSTGMKRDNGGFLSVSLSRVSTPTIDARSNYSSLGMTYQSDRSNRNQVGYNVAQNWYFDAQNQQEIGVNLNGNQENTLNASVYGKTGGEYGSGSLAVSSASSGSSGQRFSSSGSYNSSMAVARSGLYWGKWGNGLPGAAVGLSVDSTDDSRDTRVDVSVDGAGSASLHGTGRTLFSVPAYTQSNISINDSVESTAGMRSEITQGAGRRSLFISPGRMLVGKVNIVSRYTYLGRLMINQQTPLEDAIPLNVVSWSGLGQGGFTAETDHRMKDLYMARGMQMYRCEMKVKSTHDVVRYVGDTGCEAISLASIPQNVQQQAKMLIATRRADDVPLAREQSFRQEQQ, encoded by the coding sequence ATGAAGGTCAATATTCGCGTTGTTTTAATAGCCTCTTTCATTACCCTGATCCCCTCTCTTTCTGTCCGCGCAGCGACGCAGGTCCCGCCGGGTTTTGAATCGCTGGTCACCGGGCAGACTCTGTGGGTCAATCTTTCTGTCTACGGACAATCGCTCGGACTTTTCGAAGCCACTGTTTCACTCGATACCGTCACCTTCCTGAAACCGGAAGAGATCGCCCGCGCGGTCATGCAGCATTATCAGAAGAACCCGCAGCAGGAAAAGCGCTTAGACGGCCTGATCCGTCAACCTCTGGCGCGCAACGGCAATCTGGCTTGCAGCAGTAACGGCGGGGTGGCCGGATGTGACTATCTGGACACCGATACCGTCGCGCTTATCTATGACGAAAATAATGCCAAAGTTGCGCTCTTCCTTGGCCCGGAATTTATTCCCCTTTCCGCAGGCAATGCCTCGCCGTATTACGAACAGACCGCTGAAACCGAAGCGGCATTTATTCATCAGCAAAATATCAATTTCGTGACCAACAGCGGTGACCAGTCGTTATCCCTGCAAGGCGCGGGCGCACTGGGATTGACGCAAAACAGCTATGCCGGTGTTGACTGGGATTACCTTGCGCAGAAATACCGTCAGCAAAATCATCAGGAAGTTCGCTTCAATAACGCGTTTCTGCGCCGCGATCTGGGCAAGCGTTACTACGTCCAGGCCGGACGCATGGATTCGCGGGACATTTTCAGCAACGCTGGCGGAAACATCACATTAAGCCAGTTGCCGCTCAGCACTATCGAAGGCGCGCGCGTGGGTTCCACGCTGGCCTGGGTTAACAGTACTCAGACCACACAGGGTACGCCGGTGACGGTCTTTATTACCCGTCCGTCGCGCATTGATGCCTATCGTGATCAGCAACTCCTGGGCACTTTTTACCTGAATGCGGGCACGCAAAACCTCGACACCACGGCGTTTCCCAATGGCAGTTACACCGTGACGCTGCGCGTGTATGAAGACAATCAGCTTTCGCGCACTGAGCAGGTACCTTTCAGCCGGACAGGCAGTTCCACCAGTCAAAACGTTGAGTGGTTTGTGCAGGGCGGCGCTATTCCAGGGCAGGATAGGCAAAGTAATGGCGCGGAATCGCAAAATGGTGCCGACCGCCGCGTGATTCAGGCGGGGATCAAAATCCCGCTGAATCTTGAGACTGCGCTGACCGGCGGTGTCGCGATGACCAACCGTAACCATTTTGTCGAAAGCGCTCTCGACTGGAGTCACGGATTCGACAACGCACTGCTTGACGGCATTCTGGCGACCCGTTTCAGCTACCTGAAAGGCAGCGAAGGCTCGCGCGGCAATATCCAGCAAGTCTCTTATAACGACGGTTTCTCTCTCAGTTTCTACCGCAGCGCCCTCTATGCGCAGGATTGCTACAGCAACAACGGCGGACAATATGGTTTCAGCGGGTGCTACCAGAGCAGCAGCCTGATGTTCAGCGTGCCCGTCAAAAGCTGGTATGTGAACGCCGGTTACAGTGCCAGCGAAAATGAAGGCCGCAACGTGATACCTGCACAGCGAGATGACGACGACGTCGTGCCGGTGTGGACCCGCCGCAATATTTACAGCAAAACAAAAACCAACACGTGGCAGGCAGGGCTCGGGCGTGGATTCAGCTTCAACGGTATCAACATCAATACCAGCGCCAACCTTTTTACGCGCACCAACAGTACCGGCATGAAACGTGATAACGGGGGATTCCTGTCGGTTTCGCTCTCGCGCGTCAGCACGCCAACCATTGATGCGCGCTCGAACTACAGCTCACTGGGCATGACTTATCAGTCAGATCGCAGCAATAGAAATCAGGTCGGCTACAACGTGGCGCAGAACTGGTATTTCGATGCGCAGAATCAGCAGGAAATCGGTGTGAATCTCAACGGTAATCAGGAGAACACCCTGAATGCGTCGGTCTACGGTAAAACCGGTGGCGAATACGGCAGCGGCAGCCTGGCAGTGAGTTCGGCGTCCTCGGGTTCGTCCGGCCAGCGCTTTAGCAGCAGCGGCAGCTATAACTCTTCAATGGCTGTGGCACGATCGGGCCTGTACTGGGGAAAATGGGGCAACGGTCTGCCGGGTGCCGCGGTGGGGCTGAGCGTCGACAGCACGGATGACAGCCGTGATACCCGTGTGGATGTCTCAGTAGACGGCGCGGGGAGCGCAAGCCTGCACGGCACCGGCCGCACGCTGTTCAGTGTTCCGGCTTACACGCAGAGCAATATCAGCATCAATGATTCGGTGGAATCTACCGCCGGTATGCGCAGTGAAATCACGCAGGGTGCCGGACGCCGCTCGCTGTTTATCTCGCCGGGCCGGATGCTGGTCGGCAAGGTGAATATCGTTTCGCGTTACACCTATCTCGGCAGGTTGATGATCAATCAGCAAACCCCGCTTGAAGACGCAATTCCGCTCAATGTTGTCAGCTGGTCAGGTTTAGGGCAGGGAGGATTTACCGCTGAAACCGATCACCGCATGAAGGATTTGTATATGGCGCGTGGGATGCAGATGTATCGCTGTGAAATGAAGGTCAAAAGTACCCATGACGTCGTGCGCTACGTCGGAGACACCGGCTGCGAGGCGATCAGCCTTGCATCAATACCGCAGAACGTTCAGCAGCAGGCAAAAATGCTGATCGCTACGCGGCGCGCGGACGACGTCCCTCTCGCCCGTGAACAGTCTTTCCGGCAGGAACAACAATAA
- a CDS encoding CS1 type fimbrial major subunit — MQKLIKPLFIATVLTAAFNAQAVQKDITVNANVDATVDMTQADGTALPGTITMQYIPGRGLSTYSLNTKIWSNSATANINVALVSAAQLNEATSGTAVPLKVTLGADLKTITTTPTPFTYANLFPAGNTNGSSILPLKISQTTLAPLTTGTYSGVVSLLITQATTQS, encoded by the coding sequence ATGCAAAAATTAATTAAACCACTTTTCATCGCGACAGTATTAACGGCTGCATTTAATGCACAGGCTGTGCAGAAAGATATTACTGTTAATGCCAACGTCGATGCCACAGTGGATATGACACAGGCGGACGGCACTGCATTACCGGGCACAATTACTATGCAATATATTCCGGGCCGGGGTTTGTCTACCTATTCACTCAACACCAAGATCTGGTCAAATTCAGCCACTGCGAACATTAACGTTGCGCTGGTGAGTGCTGCGCAGTTAAACGAAGCTACCAGCGGCACGGCTGTGCCGCTGAAAGTGACACTGGGTGCGGATCTTAAAACGATCACAACAACGCCGACGCCTTTTACTTACGCTAACTTGTTCCCGGCGGGTAACACCAATGGCTCCTCAATCCTGCCGTTGAAAATTTCTCAGACAACCCTCGCGCCTCTGACGACCGGTACCTATTCCGGCGTGGTCAGCCTGTTAATTACACAGGCAACGACGCAGAGTTGA
- a CDS encoding fimbrial protein translates to MDESRHQSLRHNISLGQFCKKKIAGILRFSLIPMTFLGINAACANMSVYPMEVTLNNQGAAQIQTLSQSGEAQFIKVSIKKIERPATPFEKEIWVKDAVSPSLITTPDKFALASGSQRIIRLISLQPPEKETAWRVYFEAVGSPDELKDKSGQDNKISNQVGINLVWGVLVHILPKNAVLSLRQLTGSEVKNTGTVRIVIREVGICPQGSTGGSCQWKKEHTTVYPDETLILKSWTPAQLNSAHEIRIKYVDQNSKSLNEYAIENTASMF, encoded by the coding sequence ATGGATGAGTCACGTCATCAGTCCCTGCGCCACAACATTTCTCTTGGGCAATTTTGTAAAAAAAAGATTGCCGGGATACTGCGTTTCTCACTGATACCCATGACTTTTTTAGGCATCAATGCTGCCTGCGCAAATATGAGTGTCTATCCGATGGAAGTGACGCTAAATAACCAGGGCGCAGCGCAGATTCAAACCTTATCCCAAAGCGGTGAGGCGCAGTTTATTAAAGTCAGCATTAAGAAAATCGAACGCCCTGCGACCCCCTTTGAAAAGGAAATATGGGTTAAGGATGCCGTTTCACCCTCGCTGATTACCACGCCGGACAAATTTGCACTGGCTTCGGGGTCACAACGGATTATTCGTCTGATCTCGTTACAACCGCCGGAAAAGGAAACGGCCTGGCGTGTATATTTTGAGGCTGTCGGTTCGCCCGATGAGCTGAAAGATAAATCCGGGCAGGATAATAAAATATCCAATCAGGTCGGTATCAATTTAGTCTGGGGCGTACTTGTGCATATTCTGCCAAAGAATGCGGTGTTATCTTTGCGTCAGTTAACGGGCAGTGAAGTAAAAAATACCGGCACAGTGCGCATTGTTATTCGTGAGGTGGGGATCTGCCCGCAGGGGAGTACGGGCGGGAGTTGCCAGTGGAAAAAAGAACATACCACGGTCTACCCGGACGAAACTCTGATATTGAAATCGTGGACGCCTGCGCAATTAAATTCAGCACATGAAATAAGAATTAAATATGTTGATCAGAACTCGAAAAGCCTGAATGAGTACGCTATTGAGAATACGGCCAGCATGTTCTAA